One window of the Candidozyma auris chromosome 6, complete sequence genome contains the following:
- a CDS encoding C2H2-type zinc finger protein produces MFVTRLNQGPRLPSFSELMSSIGPDLEPHLHYHQSLSHQHQHRFHQPTQYFQSTLPSALSSSSQPHQQQQQHQHHQQQLQHHHQQYSMPQRPSSVPSQPLLSLHDGQVSPTSPLNDHSMQQRPDIAPLPPQQVPYQNIASQPMYLGDSSVESSSATATPASTSASTSNSGSSMSSVSSVCSYSSTEPRLSKRKHACKTCGRSFTTSGHLARHFRTHTGERKHVCPWADCGARFARQDNCMQHYKTHLNGKNRRSR; encoded by the coding sequence ATGTTTGTGACAAGACTCAACCAGGGCCCCAGGCTACCGCTGTTCTCGGAGCTCATGTCGTCGATCGGGCCTGATTTGGAGCCCCATCTCCACTATCACCAGAGTCTTCtgcaccagcaccagcatCGTTTCCACCAGCCGACCCAGTATTTCCAGCTGACGCTACCGCTGGCGCTATCTTCGCTGCTGCAACcgcaccaacaacaacaacaacatcaacatcatcaacaacaactacaacatcatcaccagCAATACTCCATGCCCCAGCGACCTCTGAGTGTGCCCAGCCAACCACTCCTCTCCCTTCATGATGGCCAAGTGCTGCCCACATCGCCGTTGAACGACCACTCGATGCAACAACGTCCCGACATCGCCCCTCTACCTCCTCAGCAGGTGCCTTATCAGAACATTgcttcgcagccaatgtACCTAGGGGACTCGTCGGTGGAGTCGAGCCTGGCCACGGCCACGCCGGCGTCGACGTCAGCGTCGACGTCCAACCTGGGAAGTTCCATGAGCTCTGTGAGTTCTGTGTGCTCGTACTCGTCCACAGAGCCTCGGCTCAGCAAGCGCAAGCACGCTTGCAAAACGTGTGGCCGTCTGTTCACTACACTGGGCCACTTGGCTCGTCATTTCCGGACCCACACGGGAGAGAGAAAACACGTTTGTCCGTGGGCCGACTGTGGTGCCCGGTTTGCCCGCCAGGATAATTGCATGCAACACTACAAGACTCATCTCAACGGGAAGAATCGTCGAAGCCGCTGA